In Desulfovulcanus ferrireducens, the genomic window TTTTTTATTGAAGACTTCTTCCACTTTTTGCACGAAAGAGTCGGTAATTTTCTGGACCTCCTCTTGACCGCGGTGCATTTCATCTTCTGTAAGCTCTTTGTCATTCTTCATTTTTTTTAAAGTCTCATTGGCATCGCGTCGGACATTGCGAATGGCAATTTTGGCATCTTCAGCATATTTTTTGGCTACTTTAACCAGTTCTTTTCGTCTTTCTTCGGTCAACGGGGGGATGTTAATGCGAATGATTTTGCCGTCATTGACCGGGTTAAGGCCCAGATCAGATTTCATGATGGCTTTTTCAATCTCACCAAATGCATTGCGATCCCATGGTTGGATGGCCAATGTGCGGCTGTCCGGAGTAGAGATGGATGCCAATTGATTGAGAGGTGTCAAAGTGCCATAGTAGTCAACCTTTAAGTCTTCCAGAAGCGTGATGGAGGCCCGTCCAGTTCTTAGCTTGCTAAATTCTTTTTCCAGACTTTGGATCGCCTTTTTCATTCTTTTTTTGCAGTTATCAAGTACGTCCTGCATAGTTATCCTCCTTGGACGATAGTTCCTACTTGTTCTCCTGAAACTATCCGTTTTATATTGCCAGTTTCAAAGAGATTAAAGACAACTATGGGCATGTTATTGTCCATACAAAGAGAAATGGCCGTAGAGTCCATAACCTTCAGTCTTTTTTGTAATACATCTATATAAGTTAAGCGGTCAAACATTTTGGCATCGGGGTGTTTGACCGGATCCTTATCATAAACACCGTTTACTTTGGTAGCCTTTAAAATGGCATCTGCTTTTAGCTCCATTGCCCTTAAGGCTGCAGCCGTATCTGTGGTAAAATAGGGGTTGCCAGTGCCAGCAGCACAGATAACTATCCGTCCTTTTTCCAGATGTCGAATTGCTCTGCGCCTGATATAAGGTTCAGCCACTTCGCGCATGGTAATAGCTGTCATTACTCTGGTAGTCACCCCCAGTTTTTCCAGGGCATCCTGAATAGCCAGAGCATTCATGACCGTAGCCAGCATTCCCATATAATCGGCAGAAGCGCGATCCATCCCTTTAGAGGAAGCAGAAACCCCCCGGAAAATATTACCACCGCCAATGACAATGGCTAATTGAACGCCCGTGTTGGCTACTTCAACTAACTCTTGACTGATGGAGGAGATGGTTTCCGGATCGATGCCAAAACCTTGGTCTCCGGCAAGAGCTTCACCACTTAATTTGATTAGTACGCGTTTATATTTCATAGCTCGCTTGAGGTGTAAGGGTTAAGGTGCAAGGTAAAACGTAGTGAGGCACAATACTCTGAACGATAAAGTCAAAAAAAAGGGCCGTGCGGCCCTTTTTTTATTCTGTTCCAAGTGCCAGGCGGCTAAAACGCCCTATCTGTATGTTTTCGCCAAGTACTGCAATGGCTTCGTTTATTAAGTCCTTGATGGTCTTGGAGTCATCCTTGATAAATGGCTGTTCCAAGAGGCAAACCTCTTTGTAATATTTTTTCAAGCGACCCTCGACGATTTTTTCTGCAATATGTTCAGGTTTACCTTCTTCCTTGGCCTGATTGAGGTAGATTTCCTTCTCTTTGGCAATAAGATCTTCAGGGAGTTCTTCAGGGCTGACACAAACAGGATTGGTGGCGGCAATCTGCATGGCCAGATCTTTGGCCAGATTCAAAAACTTTTCATTTCTGGCCACAAAGTCAGTTTCGCATTTGAGTTCGACAAGGACACCTATTTTGCCATTTGAGTGAATATAAGATCCGATCCAGCCTTCAGAAGTGGCTCGCCCAGCCTTTTTTTGAGCTTTAGCCAGGCCTTTTTCCCTGAGCCATGCAATAGCTTTTTCTTCATCCCCTGCACAAGCTTCCAGAGCTTTTTTACAATCCATCATCCCTGCACCTGTTTTTTCCCGCAGGGCTTTAACCATTTGTGCGCTAATTGCCATTTTTATCTTCCTCCTGTTCTTCAGCAGTGTTTTCTTCTGCGGCTTCTTCCTGTACCTGCTGTTCTTCTTCTCTATCTTCGCGTCTGGCCAAACCTTCTAAACATGCATCAGCAATACTACTTGAAAAGAGCTTGATAGCCCGGATAGCATCGTCATTTCCTGGAATGACAAAATCTATGAGGTCAGGATCACAGTTAGTGTCTACAATAGCCACAATAGGTATGCCCAGTTTGCGGCATTCTTTGACTGCTATTTCTTCTTTTTTGGGATCAATAATAAACGCTACTCCAGGCAGGTCTTCCATGTTTTTGATTCCACCCAGAGCATTGTTTAGCTTTTTGACCTCTCTTTCCATTCTGACCACTTCTTTTTTTAGAAAGCGACTGACGCTGCCGTCTTCGAACATTGCCTCTAGTTGTTTTAAGCGTTCAATACTACGACGAATGGTCTTGAAGTTGGTCAATGTACCACCAAGCCAGCGGTTAGTTACATAGAACATACCGCATCGTTCTGCCTCTGCCTTGACAACTTCTCTGGCTTGACGCTTGGTGCCTACAAAGATGACCTGCTTGCCCTGAGCTACTTGGTCCACAACAAAATCGTGGGCTTTTTGATATAATTTGACGGTTTGTTGCAGATCAATAATGTGAATACCTTTTCTGGCCCCAAAAATATAAGGACGCATTTTGGGGTTCCAGCGCCTGGTCTGGTGGCCGAAGTGGACACCAGTCTCTAACATCTGTTTCATGGTTACGTATGCCATAAGTCCTCCTTGGGTTTTTCCTCCGCTCAAGAAGCTAACTCCTAACTAAAAGGAGCACCCAGAGGGTTTAGCTTGAGCGTGTGACTTTGAAACGTGTTTCCATAAGAAAAATGATTGCTTCTGGCAAGTATTAATTTTCGAGATTCGAGATTCGGTAATTCGTGACTAATTTAATATATCCTATAAGAGGCTATGGCCGAACCTTTTTATCAACTTAATTTCCAAGGTTTTATTTCAGTCTTGGTTTCTTTCATGCTGCTACAAAGACTTGACCTGTTCTCAAAACTTGCTTGCTGACAGAGCATTGTGGGGTATTTTGGATAAACGAATTTTCTTTTAATTATACCTAAGTTTAGCGATTTTCACTCAATGGGTGATGAGATTGCCACGGACAGCTTCGCTGCCCTCGCAATGACGAACTCGCTCCTGTCATTGCGAGTGGAACAAAGTGTAGCGAAGCAATCTCAAAGTTTGAACTGCAAAATAATCGCTCAACTTAAACTACTCAACTTTCTGACTTATTAAAACCCTTGCTATTTCTACGTTCTCGAAGAGCGCATTTCAGAGACCAAGACTTTCACTCAGCGGTTAAAATAGGGGTTGGCCATAGGCTCATAAATCCATTTGAATAAACTCTTCTACCATTTCATAGGCTACGTCATCTGGAAATTGTTTGGGAGGGTGTTTCATAAAATAAGCGCTGGGGCCATAAAGAGGTCCGCCCTGGCCACGATCCAGGGCCAGTTTGCAACACCTGATGGCATCAATGGCTACTCCAGCCGAGTTGGGAGAATCTTCAACACTCAAACGCAATTCCAGATTCATAGGCACGTCTCCAAAGAGTTTGCCTTCCATACGCAGGTAGCAGACCTTGTTGTCCTTTTGCCAGGCCACGTAATCACTGGGTCCAATATGGATATTTTCCGGATCCAGGCGTTGAGCAGCCACTGATTGCACTGCCTCGGTTTTGGATTTTTTTTTGGAAAGCAGGCGGTGCCGGTTGAGCATGTTCAAAAAGTCTGTGTTGCCTCCGGTATTTAACTGGTATGTCCGTTCTAACTTGACTCCGCGCTTGCGAAAAAGATCAGTCAAGGTTCTGTGGGTAATGGTTGCTCCTAGTTGAGCCTTGATGTCATCACCAATAATGGGGATATTTTTCTGTGTGAACTTTTGTGCCCACTCCGGGTCACTGACTATAAACACGGGCATATTGTTGATAAAGGCCAGTCCCGCATCCAAAGCGCATTGGGCATAGAATCTAGTGGCCTCTTCCGAGCCAACCGGAAGATAATTAAGCAAGATTTCAGCCTTGCTTTGTTTTAAAATGGAAATAACTTCCTCCTTGCTTGGTTCAGGAGCAGAGCTTAGTACAAAGGTATATTTTTCTTCATAGTCGCGCATATGCTCAGAAAAGCCGTCTAAGACTTTGCCCATCTGTACCTTGACTCCTGTTTGGGGGATATTTTTATGGAATATGGTCGTACAATTGGGTGGAGCAAAAATGGCTTCTGAGACATCGAGCCCGACTTTGCGTTTATCAATGTCAAAGGCGGCCACGACTTCGATATCACTAGGCTTATACCCGCCAATATTCCAATGCATAAGCCCGATGGCATCTTCAGGAGATTTGTCTTGATAATAGTAAATACCCTGGATCAGAGAACTGGCACAATTTCCAAGACCAACAATGGCAATTTTTATTTTCGGCATGAGGTGACCTCCTTTATCAAAAGCAGAAGAGTTTTTTTAGATTATGACTAGAATTCTTTCTTTTATCAAGAGAGAAAAAAAGTTATAGTGTTGTTAAAATTGTTTCAGGGTTTTATGTAGAATTTGGTGGGAATTTCTTGAGTTTTAGATTTTTAAAGGGTGGTAAGATAAGGGGTAGGAATTGAGGGGTAAGGGAAGCATACTCCTTTGTAGACTCCCTACAAGATGCCTACGACCAACATCCGACATAATGTAAATCTTTTGTTAAGTACAAAAAATATCATATCCTCAAATCTTTCCAGTACATCCCAACTATCCCAGCTTAATCCTTAAACCTTAATCCTTCTTGTTCGGCAGACTTTGCCGGACAAGAAGGTCTGCGTCCGTCTGTGTGGGCCTTGCGGTGAAAAATAAAAGATGGGTTCAAGTAATCTTCCCTTACCCCGTACCCCGTAATTCTTTCCCCTTAAAAGGTCTGCGTGCGTCTGCCGGTTAAAATATCAGCTTTCTTGCTGTATGCCCAGCTAGGGTAGGCAGCAAGAACCTCTGTGCCTCCGCGTCTCTAGCGACCAACGGGAGCGGGCGAGAGATTATTTAGCCTTTTATCCTATTTTCCTCCCCTTTTACCAGACGCTCGATATTTTCCCTATGCTTCCAGAAGATAAAAACCATGACAGTAAGACTTAAAGGCAAAAGTTTGAATTGCCCCGTAACAATAAGCACCAAAGGCAAAAAAGATACCAGGGCTATTGAACCCAAAGAAACATAACCCGTCAAAAAAATTACAGCCAGACATACGAGAAGGGACAATAACAATGCTTGCGGAACCAAGGCTGCGAAAACGCCAATAGTGGTGGCCACGCCTTTACCACCTTTTCCATAAAGAAAAACAGAGTACATGTGGCCAAGTACCGCTGCCAGGGCTGTTAATGAAAGAAAAAATGTAGAATTGCTAAAGCTAGTGGCCGTAATCACCGGAAGATAACCTTTGAGTATGTCCAGAGCCAGAGTCAGTACTCCATATTTTAGTCCGCAGGTTCTGGCTACGTTGGTAGCCCCTGTATTTTTGCTGCCAAGTTTTCGCGGGTCGACACGACAGAAAACCTGGGCAATCAAAAGACCAAAAGGCATTGCACCTATAAGATAGGTCAAGGCTAACCAGAATATACTGACCATCTTCTTCTCCTTTTTATAGAATAAACAAAAAAATAATCTGTTTTTATAAAAATGTAAATTTCAAAAAAACAAAAAAAATAACTTGCCAAGGGTATAAGTTTTGGATAAAAGTCTTTCCTGCTTAACGGCGGTGCCGAGGTAGCTCAGTCGGTAGAGCAGGGGACTGAAAATCCCCGTGTCGGCAGTTCGATTCTGTCCCTCGGCACCATTAGAAATCAAGGGTTTACGGCAAATCGCCGTAAACCCTTTTTACTTTTGAGTAGTTCGATAAGGGTAATCAACAACAAGCGACTTCTTAACTTTCCTCCGCCAGTAACTCTTGCGAAATCACCCCTCCATTACCTGTATCTATTGCGCCTGTCTCATAGTATTTTTGCTTGTCCCCTTTGACCTTCCTTAAGAAATATCTCGCGCCAAGACGCAAAGGACTTTGTTTTTCAAGTACCCTCATTAACGTCTTTGCTCACTAGCATTTAGGTAGGTTTACCCCTAAACTTTCGCACTGAATACTCACAATAACAAGTGCAGATATCAAATGCACTCTCGGTAAGAAGATGCTGGGCTTACTAGATAGATTATAAATCCAGAAAATCCAGAATGGCATTAACGAGGCCCGTCAGAGTATCTCTTTGCAGGGCGCAGATAGGTATGGCTTGGGGGAAGGTGTTTGCCAACATAACTTTTTGTTCATCATGAACCAGGTCCCATTTATTCAATGCTAAAATCCTTGGTTTGTCTCTTAAGTCCAAATCTTCTAAAATATTATCCACAGCTCTAACTTGTTCTTCCACCTCTGGGTGGCTGGCATCAGCGACCTGGACCAGGATATCAGCCAGGCTGAGCTCTTCTAGCGTGGCCATAAAAGCCTGTTTCAAATCTTCTGGTAAATGGCGGATAAAACCAACAGTGTCCGTTAAAATGACTTCCCTGTCTCTGGGGAAGCGAAGTCTGCGGCTAGTGGGGTCCAGGGTGGCAAAGAGTTTGTTTTCAGCTACAACCTGACTGTGGGTAAGGGTGTTTAAAAGAGTTGATTTGCCGGCATTGGTATAGCCGACCAGGGCAATGACGGGTATATCCGCCTGATACCTTCGCATACGTGTGCTTTGGCGGTGCTTGCGCAATTTTTGGAGTTCTTTTTTTATTCGGGCGATCCTGTCCCTGATCTTTCTGCGGTCAAGTTCCAGTTTGGTTTCTCCTGGCCCTCTACCTCCTATACCACCTGTCAATCTGCTAAGTGCCCGGTTTTGTTTAATGAGTCTGGGTAGAGTATACTTCAGCTGGGCCATTTCGACCTGGAGTTTTCCTGCTCTTGTGCTAGCGTGTTGGGCGAATATGTCCAGGATAAGCTGGGTACGATCAATAACTTTGCGCTCTGTAATATTGGCTAGGTTCCTGAGTTGAGTTGGGCTCAGCTCCAGATCAAAGACCAAAATAGATGCGTTTTGCTGCAGGGCCATTACCTCCAATTCTGCCAGCTTGCCCTTACCTAGAATAAATTTAGGATTTATTTTTACAACGCGTTGAATAACTGTTCCTGCCACGTCCAGCCCGGCTGTACGGACGAGTTCAGCTAGTTCCTGCAATGATTTTTCCTGTGCCTCCTTTGGCGATGTGCTGACGCTTATAAGTAAGGCCCTGTTTTCTCCGGCTTCGGAGTCGCTAGCGCTAATACTTGCTCCCAGCCGGGCAAGTTCTTCTTCCAGTGATTTGGTCTGGGCGGCGAGATTGATGTTTACCCTACTCCAGGGTACTGGTTCGTAAACCTGATAGAGCTTATTTTTTTCATTGGGCGGCAAAATATGGGCCCACTGAAATTTTTCCGGCTCCCCATCAGGGGTAAGAGTCAACAGGGAAACCGAGTCCAGGCGCAAAAAGACCATGTCCATGAGGTCTTCTTCAGAAATAGGGGAAAGATTCAAGTGGGTGTGCAACAGCCTCAAGCCGCTTAACCGGCCGCTGCCATGCCTTGCCTTGTCCAATTGGGGAATCAAAATTCCGCTGCTTGTGCCTACGATGACCATGACCACATTGCCTTTGCGGTCAATGATCAGGCCGATTTGCCGCCCTATATCGTGGCTGATTAAGGCCAACTCCCTGGCCTGTTCAAGCGTGTAAACATTTGTGAGTGGAAAACGCCTGTTATACAGTCTGGTCAAGAGCTTGACCTGGCTCGGTTTCAGTCCGGTAAGATTTCCACGGGGCTTGGCAGCTATATCCTTCTCCTTGTTTGTGGATTGATGGGTTAAGGGGTTAATGAGTTAATGGGTTGATGGATTGATGGGGGAGGGGTATAAGATACCCCGGTTACTCTTTCGTCCAACTACCCATCCACCTTTAAATAATTGGCAATCATCCGATCATAATCAGAAATCATAGAAAATGTATAGGCCGCCATTTCCTGGCGAAAACCGAGGCTGATCTGACCGTTTTCTTTTAACTCGGTCATAAATCTCGGATAAAATGTCGGATTAGGCAAGACGCAAAGGGAGTGGAAGTTTTTGGCCCCGGCGCGAAGCAGTGTAGGGCCGCCAATGTCGATCTGCTCAATGGCTGACTTTAAATCCAGGCTTTTTTCTACGGCCTGTGCAAAATTATATAGATTGACGCAAATTAAATCAAAGGGTTTTATATTTAACTCTTCAAGAGTCTTTAGATGTTCAGGATTGTCTTTATCAGCCAGGACGCCTGCATGAATATGCGGATGCAGAGTTTTGACCCGACCGCCTAGAATTTCCGGAAAGTTAGTCACATCACTCACGGAAACAACCGGGATTCCGTTTTCTTCCAGCAGTCTTTTGGTTCCGCCGGTGGAAACGATCTCTACCTGGTTTTGAGCCAAGAACCGGGCTAGCTCGACCAAACCGGACTTATCCGTAACACTCAGTAAAGCACGCTTAATGGGCAAAAATTGCATACACTCCTCCTTTTTTGGGAGGAAATGCCAAATTTGCCCGATGCTGGCAAGGATTTTTATCGTAGGTGCAGGGCAGTCTAACTAATTCAGTTGGTTAGCTTTTAATTTTGTCCGGCCTGAAGTATCAATTCAAGGCCGGACAGAAGGGGAGGAGAAGCTATTCGACTTGGCCAAGTAGTTCTTGAGCGGCTTCATTATCAGGGTCCTGTTCTAGGATAATCTGAATTTGCTTTTTGGCCTCTTCATTACGACCAAGACCTATCAGGCAGCCGGCCAGGGAGTAGCGGACTTCTGCTTTATCCGGGTTAAGCTGCAGATAGTTTTGAAGGTGGCCAATTGTTTCTTCAAGCCTGTTCAGTACATGCCCTGTCTGGACCAAACCGAATAAGGCTATTAGATTTTCCGGATTTATTTCCAGGGCTTTTTTAAACTGGGAAAAGGC contains:
- a CDS encoding tetratricopeptide repeat protein, encoding MSHLDYEINKELGECYLFMGELDKAEDYYKKAASNNGVHADPYLGLATIAVQKGELEKAMSLYRKAAEIEPNDKAFAGMGLVEMETGSKEEAFSQFKKALEINPENLIALFGLVQTGHVLNRLEETIGHLQNYLQLNPDKAEVRYSLAGCLIGLGRNEEAKKQIQIILEQDPDNEAAQELLGQVE
- the rpsB gene encoding 30S ribosomal protein S2, which encodes MAYVTMKQMLETGVHFGHQTRRWNPKMRPYIFGARKGIHIIDLQQTVKLYQKAHDFVVDQVAQGKQVIFVGTKRQAREVVKAEAERCGMFYVTNRWLGGTLTNFKTIRRSIERLKQLEAMFEDGSVSRFLKKEVVRMEREVKKLNNALGGIKNMEDLPGVAFIIDPKKEEIAVKECRKLGIPIVAIVDTNCDPDLIDFVIPGNDDAIRAIKLFSSSIADACLEGLARREDREEEQQVQEEAAEENTAEEQEEDKNGN
- the frr gene encoding ribosome recycling factor, which codes for MQDVLDNCKKRMKKAIQSLEKEFSKLRTGRASITLLEDLKVDYYGTLTPLNQLASISTPDSRTLAIQPWDRNAFGEIEKAIMKSDLGLNPVNDGKIIRINIPPLTEERRKELVKVAKKYAEDAKIAIRNVRRDANETLKKMKNDKELTEDEMHRGQEEVQKITDSFVQKVEEVFNKKEKEIMEI
- a CDS encoding inositol-3-phosphate synthase, whose amino-acid sequence is MPKIKIAIVGLGNCASSLIQGIYYYQDKSPEDAIGLMHWNIGGYKPSDIEVVAAFDIDKRKVGLDVSEAIFAPPNCTTIFHKNIPQTGVKVQMGKVLDGFSEHMRDYEEKYTFVLSSAPEPSKEEVISILKQSKAEILLNYLPVGSEEATRFYAQCALDAGLAFINNMPVFIVSDPEWAQKFTQKNIPIIGDDIKAQLGATITHRTLTDLFRKRGVKLERTYQLNTGGNTDFLNMLNRHRLLSKKKSKTEAVQSVAAQRLDPENIHIGPSDYVAWQKDNKVCYLRMEGKLFGDVPMNLELRLSVEDSPNSAGVAIDAIRCCKLALDRGQGGPLYGPSAYFMKHPPKQFPDDVAYEMVEEFIQMDL
- a CDS encoding IMP cyclohydrolase: MQFLPIKRALLSVTDKSGLVELARFLAQNQVEIVSTGGTKRLLEENGIPVVSVSDVTNFPEILGGRVKTLHPHIHAGVLADKDNPEHLKTLEELNIKPFDLICVNLYNFAQAVEKSLDLKSAIEQIDIGGPTLLRAGAKNFHSLCVLPNPTFYPRFMTELKENGQISLGFRQEMAAYTFSMISDYDRMIANYLKVDG
- the plsY gene encoding glycerol-3-phosphate 1-O-acyltransferase PlsY translates to MVSIFWLALTYLIGAMPFGLLIAQVFCRVDPRKLGSKNTGATNVARTCGLKYGVLTLALDILKGYLPVITATSFSNSTFFLSLTALAAVLGHMYSVFLYGKGGKGVATTIGVFAALVPQALLLSLLVCLAVIFLTGYVSLGSIALVSFLPLVLIVTGQFKLLPLSLTVMVFIFWKHRENIERLVKGEENRIKG
- the hflX gene encoding GTPase HflX, translated to MTRLYNRRFPLTNVYTLEQARELALISHDIGRQIGLIIDRKGNVVMVIVGTSSGILIPQLDKARHGSGRLSGLRLLHTHLNLSPISEEDLMDMVFLRLDSVSLLTLTPDGEPEKFQWAHILPPNEKNKLYQVYEPVPWSRVNINLAAQTKSLEEELARLGASISASDSEAGENRALLISVSTSPKEAQEKSLQELAELVRTAGLDVAGTVIQRVVKINPKFILGKGKLAELEVMALQQNASILVFDLELSPTQLRNLANITERKVIDRTQLILDIFAQHASTRAGKLQVEMAQLKYTLPRLIKQNRALSRLTGGIGGRGPGETKLELDRRKIRDRIARIKKELQKLRKHRQSTRMRRYQADIPVIALVGYTNAGKSTLLNTLTHSQVVAENKLFATLDPTSRRLRFPRDREVILTDTVGFIRHLPEDLKQAFMATLEELSLADILVQVADASHPEVEEQVRAVDNILEDLDLRDKPRILALNKWDLVHDEQKVMLANTFPQAIPICALQRDTLTGLVNAILDFLDL
- the pyrH gene encoding UMP kinase translates to MKYKRVLIKLSGEALAGDQGFGIDPETISSISQELVEVANTGVQLAIVIGGGNIFRGVSASSKGMDRASADYMGMLATVMNALAIQDALEKLGVTTRVMTAITMREVAEPYIRRRAIRHLEKGRIVICAAGTGNPYFTTDTAAALRAMELKADAILKATKVNGVYDKDPVKHPDAKMFDRLTYIDVLQKRLKVMDSTAISLCMDNNMPIVVFNLFETGNIKRIVSGEQVGTIVQGG
- the tsf gene encoding translation elongation factor Ts, with the translated sequence MAISAQMVKALREKTGAGMMDCKKALEACAGDEEKAIAWLREKGLAKAQKKAGRATSEGWIGSYIHSNGKIGVLVELKCETDFVARNEKFLNLAKDLAMQIAATNPVCVSPEELPEDLIAKEKEIYLNQAKEEGKPEHIAEKIVEGRLKKYYKEVCLLEQPFIKDDSKTIKDLINEAIAVLGENIQIGRFSRLALGTE